One Luteolibacter flavescens DNA window includes the following coding sequences:
- a CDS encoding DUF58 domain-containing protein, with translation MQATLHNADPLDHRQFLVAVKRLADSLSYGTDRSPFLGQGLEYVQSRRYEPGDPVKSIDWRVTARTGKHHVKQFETPKQMPVWLVVDTSASMAIASHPPGKYGLAVQVAGGIALACLDHVNPVGVLGAGGRDLVIQPSLSRDVLLQWLHALRHYRFDEPTTLGQRLLSLEPSLTQRSMLIVLSDFHDPDALAAMKLIGARHDCLCLIFRDPAEDQLEGAGLFRGREVESGRELLTHGKRLLSTTDALTESLKKASLDHFLIRPGTPFLGQLRHFLRSRGGASRRSRQ, from the coding sequence ATGCAAGCCACGCTTCACAACGCCGATCCGCTCGACCACCGCCAGTTCCTGGTGGCGGTGAAGCGCTTGGCAGACAGCCTGAGCTACGGCACGGATCGCAGCCCGTTCCTCGGCCAAGGCTTGGAATACGTGCAGTCGCGCCGCTACGAGCCGGGAGATCCGGTGAAGTCGATCGACTGGCGGGTGACGGCCCGCACGGGCAAGCACCACGTGAAGCAATTCGAGACGCCGAAGCAGATGCCGGTGTGGCTCGTGGTGGACACCTCCGCCTCGATGGCCATCGCCTCGCATCCGCCGGGGAAGTACGGGCTGGCCGTGCAGGTCGCCGGTGGCATCGCGCTGGCATGTCTGGATCACGTGAATCCGGTGGGCGTGCTCGGTGCCGGTGGCCGCGACCTCGTCATCCAGCCGAGTCTTTCCCGCGACGTGTTGCTCCAGTGGCTCCACGCGCTGCGGCACTACCGCTTTGACGAGCCGACCACGCTCGGCCAGCGCCTGCTCTCGCTGGAGCCATCCTTGACGCAGCGGTCGATGCTGATCGTGCTCAGCGATTTCCACGATCCCGATGCACTCGCCGCGATGAAGCTCATTGGCGCGCGACACGATTGCCTGTGCCTGATCTTCCGCGATCCCGCCGAGGACCAGCTAGAAGGCGCGGGCCTCTTCCGTGGCCGCGAGGTCGAGTCCGGCCGCGAGCTGCTCACGCACGGCAAGCGCCTGCTCTCCACGACCGATGCGCTCACCGAGTCGCTGAAAAAGGCGTCGCTCGATCATTTCCTCATCCGCCCGGGAACGCCCTTCCTCGGCCAACTCCGCCACTTCCTCCGCTCGCGCGGGGGAGCATCCCGCCGCAGCCGCCAGTGA
- a CDS encoding AAA family ATPase, translating to MSSVHTPISETAQYLQAIRERVGTIVVGQDVVVERMLIALLTSGHLLLEGMPGLAKTLLVNTLARAMHLNFRRIQFTIDLLPSDILGSEILDERTGNFRTHQGPVFTNLLLADEINRAAPKVQGALLEAMQERKVTIGSQSYSLPTPFLVIATQNPIEQSGTFELPEAQLDRFMMCHRLGYPTPVEEEEILRRNLKLGVKREGSGAVARTEFDMIKEEAIGSENDLISAMEAANHIHVSDVFLKHVVDVIERTRKHPDLEVGCSPRAGISILKASRARALLHGRDYVVPEDLFALAEDVMLHRIRLTYEALAEGKTGANVLRQILEASVS from the coding sequence CTCCAAGCGATCCGCGAGCGGGTCGGCACCATCGTCGTCGGCCAGGACGTGGTGGTGGAGCGCATGCTCATCGCCCTGCTGACGAGCGGCCACCTTTTGTTAGAAGGCATGCCCGGCCTCGCGAAGACGCTGCTGGTGAACACGCTGGCCCGCGCGATGCACCTGAATTTCCGCCGCATCCAGTTCACCATCGACCTCCTGCCCTCGGACATCCTCGGCTCGGAAATCCTCGACGAGCGCACCGGCAACTTCCGCACCCACCAGGGTCCCGTCTTCACGAACCTGCTGCTGGCCGACGAAATCAACCGCGCCGCGCCAAAGGTGCAGGGCGCCCTGCTCGAGGCGATGCAGGAGCGCAAGGTAACCATCGGCAGCCAATCCTACTCGCTGCCGACGCCCTTCCTGGTGATCGCCACGCAGAACCCGATCGAGCAGAGCGGCACCTTCGAGCTGCCGGAAGCGCAGCTCGACCGCTTCATGATGTGCCACCGCCTCGGCTACCCGACGCCGGTCGAGGAGGAGGAAATCCTTCGCCGGAACCTGAAGCTCGGCGTGAAGCGCGAGGGCTCCGGTGCCGTGGCTCGCACCGAGTTCGACATGATCAAGGAGGAGGCCATCGGCAGCGAGAACGACCTGATCTCGGCGATGGAAGCGGCGAACCACATCCACGTCAGCGATGTCTTCCTGAAGCACGTCGTCGATGTGATCGAGCGCACCCGCAAGCACCCGGACCTCGAGGTCGGCTGCTCGCCGCGCGCCGGCATTTCCATTCTCAAGGCGTCCCGCGCCCGCGCGCTCCTGCATGGCCGCGACTACGTGGTGCCGGAGGATCTCTTCGCGCTGGCGGAGGACGTGATGCTGCACCGCATCCGCCTAACCTACGAAGCGCTGGCCGAGGGCAAGACCGGGGCGAATGTGCTCCGCCAGATCCTCGAGGCCTCGGTTTCCTGA